A single Venturia canescens isolate UGA chromosome 1, ASM1945775v1, whole genome shotgun sequence DNA region contains:
- the LOC122418437 gene encoding quinone oxidoreductase-like protein 2 isoform X1, which translates to MTAFVARRIISHLHGKNGGNLLNRAIAIRFNGTLPKEQLSTEETGKVPAPVPGKIQAAVLTKFNEPFAIENVEPPKLMNSNEVLIDVNYCALNGSDILLAENTYIHSPILPAILGYEVVGKLLQVGEEAKKEGFRVGDQVVALNRERWGGLAEQCSAETGDIWKIPTSLKMVDVACLMNSYMKALIGLQQQANLEEDEIVLVNVGLGGVGLAAVDLASNVFRSQVIAVTLSEDRSNITREKGAFASLKFDERKLMKQIVSVAAERDIAGVFEGVDGEHFKKILDRFTDIYKPEFQREMLRDDNFSVLVQHLSREGRVIIAGIAPTRNDEQSKSSIFTPSSIDIRQYRKKDHKSYHEAGEEVLEYFEEGLISPSNSLVTGLNRVNEAIKFMSELKNFGKVVIDLKNRDAGTKVKK; encoded by the exons ATGACAGCGTTTGTTGCACGGAGGATTATATCCCACTTGCACGGAAAAAATGGTGGGAATTTGCTCAACCGTGCTATTGCCATACGATTCAATGGTACACTGCCAAAAGAACAATTATCTACCGAAGAAACAGGCAAAGTTCCAGCACCGGTACCCGGAAAAATACAAGCTGCAGTTCTGACTAAATTCAATGAACCATTCGCCATCGAAAATGTCGAACCcccaaaattgatgaattctAACGAG GTCCTCATTGATGTAAATTATTGTGCTCTGAATGGCTCGGACATATTATTAGCGGAAAACACTTATATTCACTCACCCATTTTGCCAGCAATTCTAGGCTATGAGGTTGTTGGAAAACTTTTGCAAGTTGGTGAAGAGGCAAAAAAAGAGGGTTTTAGAGTTGGTGACCAGGTGGTTGCACTTAATAGAGAGCGTTGGGGTGGACTAGCTGAACAATGTTCAGCAGAAACTGGA GATATTTGGAAAATACCAACTTCATTGAAAATGGTGGATGTCGCATGCTTGATGAATTCTTACATGAAAGCATTGATCGGTTTACAACAGCAAGCGAATCTTGAAGAAGATGAAATTGTGTTGGTTAATGTCGGATTAGGAGGCGTAGGACTGGCAGCTGTAGACTTGGCGTCAAATGTATTTCGATCACAG GTGATCGCAGTCACTTTATCGGAGGATAGATCTAATATTACGCGGGAAAAGGGAGCATTTGCTTCACTGAAATTCGACGAGCGAAAATTAATGAAGCAAATCGTTAGTGTGGCAGCGGAACGAGATATTGCTGGAGTGTTCGAGGGGGTTGATGGAgaacatttcaaaaaaattttagatCG tttCACCGATATTTACAAACCAGAATTTCAGAGAGAAATGCTTAGAGATGACAATTTTTCTGTTCTGGTACAACATCTCTCACGTGAAG GTCGTGTGATAATTGCAGGGATAGCGCCAACCAGAAACGACGAACAGTCAAAAAGTAGCATTTTCACTCCCAGCAGTATCGACATTCGGCAATACAGGAAAAAGGATCATAAATCCTATCA cGAAGCGGGTGAAGAAGTTTTAGAGTATTTTGAAGAAGGACTCATCAGTCCATCGAATTCGTTAGTCACTGGTCTTAATCGAGTTAACGAAGCTATTAAATTCATgagtgaattaaaaaatttcggcaag gtcgTTATCGATCTGAAGAATAGAGACGCTGGAACTAAagttaaaaaatag
- the LOC122418437 gene encoding quinone oxidoreductase-like protein 2 isoform X2 yields the protein MYFLNVLIDVNYCALNGSDILLAENTYIHSPILPAILGYEVVGKLLQVGEEAKKEGFRVGDQVVALNRERWGGLAEQCSAETGDIWKIPTSLKMVDVACLMNSYMKALIGLQQQANLEEDEIVLVNVGLGGVGLAAVDLASNVFRSQVIAVTLSEDRSNITREKGAFASLKFDERKLMKQIVSVAAERDIAGVFEGVDGEHFKKILDRFTDIYKPEFQREMLRDDNFSVLVQHLSREGRVIIAGIAPTRNDEQSKSSIFTPSSIDIRQYRKKDHKSYHEAGEEVLEYFEEGLISPSNSLVTGLNRVNEAIKFMSELKNFGKVVIDLKNRDAGTKVKK from the exons atgtattttttaaat GTCCTCATTGATGTAAATTATTGTGCTCTGAATGGCTCGGACATATTATTAGCGGAAAACACTTATATTCACTCACCCATTTTGCCAGCAATTCTAGGCTATGAGGTTGTTGGAAAACTTTTGCAAGTTGGTGAAGAGGCAAAAAAAGAGGGTTTTAGAGTTGGTGACCAGGTGGTTGCACTTAATAGAGAGCGTTGGGGTGGACTAGCTGAACAATGTTCAGCAGAAACTGGA GATATTTGGAAAATACCAACTTCATTGAAAATGGTGGATGTCGCATGCTTGATGAATTCTTACATGAAAGCATTGATCGGTTTACAACAGCAAGCGAATCTTGAAGAAGATGAAATTGTGTTGGTTAATGTCGGATTAGGAGGCGTAGGACTGGCAGCTGTAGACTTGGCGTCAAATGTATTTCGATCACAG GTGATCGCAGTCACTTTATCGGAGGATAGATCTAATATTACGCGGGAAAAGGGAGCATTTGCTTCACTGAAATTCGACGAGCGAAAATTAATGAAGCAAATCGTTAGTGTGGCAGCGGAACGAGATATTGCTGGAGTGTTCGAGGGGGTTGATGGAgaacatttcaaaaaaattttagatCG tttCACCGATATTTACAAACCAGAATTTCAGAGAGAAATGCTTAGAGATGACAATTTTTCTGTTCTGGTACAACATCTCTCACGTGAAG GTCGTGTGATAATTGCAGGGATAGCGCCAACCAGAAACGACGAACAGTCAAAAAGTAGCATTTTCACTCCCAGCAGTATCGACATTCGGCAATACAGGAAAAAGGATCATAAATCCTATCA cGAAGCGGGTGAAGAAGTTTTAGAGTATTTTGAAGAAGGACTCATCAGTCCATCGAATTCGTTAGTCACTGGTCTTAATCGAGTTAACGAAGCTATTAAATTCATgagtgaattaaaaaatttcggcaag gtcgTTATCGATCTGAAGAATAGAGACGCTGGAACTAAagttaaaaaatag